GCGTTGGTGGCGCCGGTGTCGTTCCAGCCGTCGTAGAGGGTGTTGCCGGACTGGCCGGTGCCGTCGTCGATGGGCGAACTGTCGCCCCAGAAGGCGACCTTGCCGCTGCCGAAGGTGCTGGTGGCGAAGAAGGCGCCGGTGTTGCCGGAGTAACCGGTGCGGTAGAGCAGGCCCTTGACACCGGAGTTGTCGGCGGGCTTGAGGGTGGCCGTGGTGCCGCTGGCGATGAGGCTCTTGGTGACGGCACCGAAGGAGCCGTGCAGCACCGGGTTGCTGCTGTCGCTGATCGCGCTCGGGTAGTCGGAGCTGATGCTGAGCGAGTCGATGGAGAAGCCGAACGGGTCGGTGGAGTCGACGCTGTTGTTGGTCATCAGGTCGTTGAGGATCTCGACCGCGTCCTCGCCGTCGTTGTTGCGGTCGGCGCCGGTGTGGTCGGAGATCATGAACAGCCCGCCGCCGTTCTTCACGAACGTCATGATCGCGGTCTTCTCGGCGGTCGTGAACAGCGTGTTGGGCTCGGGCAGGACCAGGGTGTCGAAGTTGGAGAGGTCGGTGGCCGCGGTGCCGCCGTAGGTCAGGGCGCTGGTCGAGGTCTTGAGGCTGTAGGAGCCGGTCTTCTGGAGGGCGACGCCCCAGGAGGACAACGCCCCGGTCCAGTCGGTCTCCTTGGAGGGCGAGGCGTTCTGCCCGGTGGGGTCGGGCTGGCTGGTGGAGATGATCCAGTCGGCGTTGCCGGCCGTCTCGGCGTGGGCGTTGTCGAACAGGACACGGTGAGTGGTGGCCGCGGCCGCGGGAGTCGCGGCGGACTGCACGGCGACTCCCGTGGCGGCCAGGGTGAGTCCGGCGAGTACCGCGCCGAGTCTGTAGCGGGGACCGGTAGATCCGAGCATCCGGCATACCTCCGTGAGGAGTTGGGGAAGGGTGATGCGAGGACGGGAACTACGCGCATAGATACACGACCAGTTTGAACGGTACATGACACCGAGAAGGCTGAACAGAACGATCCGGTCCACCCGCCGAGGATTGACCGGGTGTTGACCGAGGCTGCAGACAAGAGCCGGACTG
This is a stretch of genomic DNA from Streptomyces sp. NBC_00285. It encodes these proteins:
- a CDS encoding hydrolase, with product MLGSTGPRYRLGAVLAGLTLAATGVAVQSAATPAAAATTHRVLFDNAHAETAGNADWIISTSQPDPTGQNASPSKETDWTGALSSWGVALQKTGSYSLKTSTSALTYGGTAATDLSNFDTLVLPEPNTLFTTAEKTAIMTFVKNGGGLFMISDHTGADRNNDGEDAVEILNDLMTNNSVDSTDPFGFSIDSLSISSDYPSAISDSSNPVLHGSFGAVTKSLIASGTTATLKPADNSGVKGLLYRTGYSGNTGAFFATSTFGSGKVAFWGDSSPIDDGTGQSGNTLYDGWNDTGATNAALALNATEWLAGGSGGGDDGGGGSTCTAAQLLGNNGFESGSSTWTATSGVITNSSSESARTGSYYAWLDGYGSARTDTLSQPVTVPSGCTTATLSFYLHVDTAETTTSTAYDTLKVQVLDSSGTVLGTLATYSNLNAATGYTQRSFSLASYAGQTVTLKFTGTEGSTLQTSFVIDDTALNVS